In Actinobacillus indolicus, a single genomic region encodes these proteins:
- a CDS encoding YadA-like family protein, producing MNKIFKVIWNHTTQRFDVVSELTRSKGKSSSQTDKRISLVKNAVALATVGGAVIGGQAQAAVVTYAPIYGTIDNQWSIKGTAIGSGSKSIGESTVAYGTNAQTLKLSDVSSSPKASTLVPGGAASIQDGDSIEKSSSVLGAEARTYGQQATAVGNSAEAVIFSTAVGQNAKAMQYASVATGQDAHATGKWSTATGVQAKALADYSNAIGGKAQANSWGSTAVGKETIVTGDEGTAVGYHADVKGRDGTASGAQSLAGEKATATGAQAKAEGTNATASGFKSNASGNNSVASGVSSTANASGAIAIGDSSGATKEDAIAIGHGAASGGVSSTAIGDGTMIMPGAVNSTAIGTASSIQGTSTNAYSLGTHNSIGASNVAVVGNNNIIQPTASNTMVLGNNVTATKPNSVILGEGSTDRDYTQVTCVTIPNIADGTSIVYDGFNGTATGIVSIGSKGKERQLTNVAPGEISATSTDTINGSQLYAVAYKLGEQVSNIYFHTNLNEANQGAGDPTTNKGRILDKAGATGAFSITAGVAAKAISENGIAIGKNSNSTGSAVVIGANAAATGLEDDVNTANREDAQQGANGAVAIGENARASASKGSQPASIAIGQSATAAGVSVSKTTMRDGNEVNLGTAIAIGAKATAKDASVAIGQAADAGLAQFATAVGVNSRALGDRSSAYGVSSLANGQQAVAVGFESKAEAQYSTAIGSGSLASQDGATAIGSGATSQSTLAIALGKGSLVHSGADRSMSIGDMSEAHATATIAQGYYAIGKGADGVAIGTASRNFGANSTAVGSRARGTGASASAFGHQSHATGDNTTAVGRLAIASGANGIAIGQSSLAGIAKADVDAFTKAQNDLFTNERSTRVAQGKLAEAIAKNDTPNITKYQTELNGLTAAVSSLEQAFATAKTKLDTAKADTIAIGTSTKALGTESIAIGKSSNVTGNQSIAVGVGHTVEADNAGAFGDPSHLTAEAIGSYAVGNNNTITSANTFVLGSGIGRSSTDLAVDSAEGTVANSVYLGNESEVTKGVGLVGTDGVGTLKTWDKDQQSGATATTAGAGGTVSTAKVGGITYGTASIGGQAFAGATSDGAVSVGSSGAERRIQNVAAGEISKTSTDAINGSQLYAVAHQASKPITFKANSNKDTLNATMNFASENGLERVLGDEIVIKGANGNIPNLSRNSDAATAGTYSARNVQTVVDDQGVQIQIATNPIFDSVQFGSNSGPKITNEGTGSIKVGSSSGSPVKITNVAAGSQPNDAVNLSQLNATSASVEAGDNTHVKVTDSAIGGKIYTVHADKAVVQGGNGVDVAANTVTNQANGTKTTTYTVTAKVDDTTIGVTSDGKLYSKVVDTDTNTDTSAHVKAADGSLVTVTKADATRADGITQITDYTVDITKGAFNGVTTAGKLNADGTTAGVATVADVITAVNSGFWTANVDGNTKVADVKFGDSVNFADGNVTDAKLAADGKSVTFDVKTDGTTIKTEGGQLSVNVDNLPKAVVAEGSNVKVKADTQGTTTTYTVHADKSVVAPAAGTTSVTVTPSEQVDQTTGSKTTTYNVDLSAETKAQIAKVETVVAGDSGLVTVDDSAVNTSTGKEFKVDIAKGTFNNPSTTGELAAGNTGVATVADVVDAVNKGFLTTKVAGNQVEQVGFGDDINFVNGAGTTARIVDGVNGDKGITFDANLVSSDSSITIADKDGAKNLTVNTGVSRVEDGGKAVTTDGDQVANLGDVVETINKTSWKVNSTAQTGGEGTYTANEESKINAGDTLNIDAGKNIKISGAGNTLLVETKDDVTFDEVTTRNLTATGDTVVKNFTVQPQSTINMGNNQIKGVAEGTEGTDAVNVDQLKREVATAKAVEKVTADTSADNIATVTQKSGKPAGEANEEYVVSVSKAAVKTAAQEAIEVVGDAKAITVDKTDVGGVETFKVNYNGAEAAKTTPLTYKANGENRQTVNLSEGLNFTNGDKTVATVGADGKVSFDLSNEAKTQLAKVETVVAGDSGLVTVNDTAVNTSGGKEFKVDIAKGTFNAQTANGALGDVTNTNGVATVADVVSAVNSGYWTAKVDGAEYSKVKFGDSVNFIDGAATNAKVGTDGITFDVKTDGTTIKVDNQGNLAVNTDGLASTEVVSGKNTTVTPTVTGNKTTYKVDATKTTVTAATDGKVEITGGTEDPNGVINYTVGLDAATKNIINNAVVDVVDTDTVDLTKTADNKIQADVKTTTLTAVAAGADKAGQVNAPVADDAKKLVNAQDLATVINNSGWNVKGDVVDGGMKKGTHATTLINPGETVTLRAGKNLALDQATDVFTYSLQDDISLNSVTTVDLTATGTTTVNDFTVKPNSAVDMGGNTLTNVGTGGDTDTNGANIGDIKRIAAKSVEKVVLDNTVADNIATVNTESGDAAGNAGETYKVGVSKQAVKTAAKEAINVTGTAPISVAKTDEGGVDTYTVKFDGTKAAESIPLTYKANGVDKQTVSLKDGLNFTDGDKTVATVGVDGKVSFDLSDEAKEQLAKEESVSTGTPDLLTVTKDKLNDTKGQNYKVDVVKGVFNTVTNPTGSIAAPTKDGVATTNDVVNAINQGYWTAQVGGTTLKPVHFGDTLNFVNGNGTKAVAKEGAVSYDVNLVSTDSTVTFAPGADGAVDIKVNTANLPKTVVKAGSGPVKVDAEGNNYTVSVNTTTITPSADQNTNGSVGGATDPSAVMTAGDVITTIKNAGFKLTASANGGAETGSTVDSEVINPGDTVDMAAGKNLVVKQEANGKITYATADVVSFTDVNTNNLTATGNTKVNNFAVGAGSTVDMGGNQINNVGAGVEDGDAVTIAQLKANTTKVVAGDNIAGVETSKDANGVTYTINAKGAEVAQGDGITVTATPNADTNVTTYTVALDQATKDKLAEETVVDATGLATVKASKTGATTTYTVNVEQGEFGSVTTDGELVADKDGVATVNDVVKAVNEGYWTAKVDGTEHSKVKFGDAINFANGKGTDANVTAEGSITFDVKTDGTTIKLDKDGNLTVNTDNLPKTKLVNGKNTTVEGTGTDADPYKVNVQGNLADITSISNGDTTIKLGDATVNVGGATITNVANGTKPGDAVNYEQLQASQEEVVSTDKSVTITEGKTANGAKKFDLSVTTDGTTIIKGTNGELKVSTTDLTNTPEGKVNVPTGAEANKLATASDIATAINDSGFTVKANGDAGELVNPGDVVEFKNGKNINITRDGSVFTVKTVDTPVFSSVQFNANGPIIKADASNNINIGKADGSATKITNVAEGTADNDAVNVKQLKDAVAANKTEIKAGDNVNITGDGSKDKPYVINAKDTTATASVKAGSSEFLTVTANGAVTANGTTTIDYAVGLTDKAKAVLNNAATKVEDTHTVNLTKTGDTIKADVIATDGKGTTANVTSKGLTFDVKIDGDTITFDNNGNLTVNTANLATTKLADGKNTKVTGKGSESDPYKVNVEGDLKDISSISNGDTSIKLGDATVNVGGATISNVKAGEKDGDAVNVSQLNETNQGWTITTSGNTDSKGVSSQVKLGKSAKPAEKTVTISGGKNIKVKQEGNTVSVATSDTPTFESVTVGGDKGVTVTSTTSKLDGKKELSVGTADAPTRITNVAPGVKDTDAVNVSQLKQVQGNVNAVNRKVDKLDKRVRGIGASSAAASSLPQVYIPGKSMVAAAAGGYDGASAVAVGYSRASDNGKLILKLQGTANSQGHVSGGVGVGYQW from the coding sequence ATGAATAAAATCTTTAAGGTTATTTGGAATCACACAACACAACGTTTTGACGTTGTGTCGGAATTAACGAGGTCGAAGGGAAAATCGTCTTCTCAAACAGATAAGCGTATTTCATTAGTTAAAAACGCAGTGGCTCTAGCAACTGTTGGTGGTGCAGTGATTGGTGGACAGGCACAGGCGGCGGTGGTTACATATGCGCCGATATACGGCACAATTGATAATCAGTGGTCTATTAAAGGAACTGCTATTGGTTCAGGCTCTAAATCTATTGGCGAAAGTACAGTTGCTTATGGTACAAACGCACAGACTTTAAAGCTTTCAGATGTTAGCAGTAGCCCTAAAGCGTCAACGTTGGTACCTGGTGGGGCTGCAAGCATTCAAGATGGAGATAGCATTGAAAAAAGTTCATCTGTTTTAGGTGCAGAAGCTAGAACATATGGACAGCAAGCAACAGCAGTAGGTAATTCAGCTGAGGCGGTGATTTTCTCAACTGCTGTAGGTCAAAATGCTAAAGCAATGCAATATGCTTCTGTAGCAACTGGTCAAGATGCACATGCGACAGGAAAATGGTCAACCGCAACAGGTGTGCAAGCCAAAGCCTTAGCCGACTACTCAAATGCTATCGGTGGTAAAGCACAAGCGAATAGTTGGGGCTCAACGGCGGTTGGTAAAGAAACCATTGTTACAGGCGATGAAGGTACGGCAGTTGGTTATCATGCCGATGTCAAAGGTCGTGACGGTACGGCTTCGGGTGCTCAATCTTTGGCAGGTGAAAAAGCCACAGCAACGGGTGCACAAGCCAAAGCAGAAGGTACTAATGCAACAGCATCAGGTTTTAAATCAAATGCATCAGGTAATAACTCAGTCGCATCTGGTGTCAGCTCAACGGCTAATGCATCAGGTGCTATCGCTATCGGTGATAGTTCAGGAGCAACTAAGGAAGATGCGATTGCTATCGGTCACGGTGCCGCATCAGGTGGTGTAAGCTCAACGGCTATCGGTGATGGCACGATGATTATGCCAGGTGCGGTCAATTCTACTGCTATCGGTACGGCATCAAGTATTCAAGGCACATCAACCAATGCGTATTCACTTGGTACGCATAACTCTATCGGTGCATCAAACGTTGCGGTCGTGGGTAATAATAACATCATCCAACCCACTGCAAGCAACACAATGGTGCTAGGTAACAACGTTACCGCAACCAAGCCAAATAGCGTCATCTTGGGCGAGGGCAGTACTGACCGAGATTATACGCAAGTCACATGTGTTACCATTCCAAATATCGCTGATGGTACGTCTATCGTTTATGATGGATTCAATGGTACAGCGACAGGTATTGTGAGTATCGGTAGCAAGGGTAAAGAACGTCAGCTGACCAATGTTGCCCCTGGTGAGATTTCAGCGACATCGACAGATACCATCAACGGCTCACAGCTTTATGCCGTCGCGTATAAACTTGGCGAGCAAGTTTCAAATATCTATTTCCATACCAATCTGAATGAAGCCAATCAAGGTGCCGGCGACCCTACCACCAACAAAGGTCGTATCCTAGATAAAGCAGGTGCGACAGGAGCGTTTTCTATCACTGCGGGTGTGGCAGCTAAAGCCATTTCTGAAAATGGTATTGCAATTGGTAAAAACTCAAACTCAACAGGTTCAGCCGTTGTGATTGGTGCCAATGCCGCAGCAACAGGCCTTGAGGATGATGTAAATACGGCAAATAGAGAAGATGCACAACAAGGTGCAAATGGTGCAGTGGCAATTGGTGAGAATGCTCGTGCTAGTGCATCTAAAGGATCGCAACCAGCATCTATTGCTATCGGTCAAAGTGCGACAGCGGCGGGCGTGTCTGTTTCTAAAACTACCATGCGTGATGGTAATGAAGTCAATCTAGGTACAGCGATTGCAATCGGTGCAAAGGCGACAGCTAAAGACGCAAGTGTGGCAATTGGTCAAGCGGCAGATGCTGGTCTGGCACAATTTGCTACGGCAGTGGGTGTGAATAGCCGTGCATTAGGCGATCGTTCTAGTGCCTATGGTGTGAGTTCGCTTGCTAATGGACAGCAAGCGGTTGCTGTTGGTTTTGAGTCCAAAGCTGAAGCACAGTATTCTACCGCCATTGGTTCGGGCAGTTTGGCTAGCCAAGATGGTGCAACCGCAATCGGTTCAGGGGCAACATCGCAAAGTACACTTGCTATTGCATTGGGTAAGGGTTCGTTGGTACATAGCGGTGCTGACCGTTCAATGTCAATTGGTGATATGTCCGAAGCGCACGCTACAGCTACAATTGCACAGGGTTATTATGCGATTGGCAAGGGGGCTGATGGTGTAGCAATCGGTACGGCTTCTCGTAACTTTGGAGCAAATTCGACTGCGGTGGGTAGTCGAGCACGTGGCACGGGTGCGAGTGCTTCAGCATTTGGTCATCAGTCTCATGCCACAGGTGATAATACTACTGCTGTAGGTCGATTGGCGATTGCTTCTGGTGCAAATGGCATTGCGATTGGTCAGTCTTCGTTGGCTGGTATCGCTAAGGCTGATGTGGATGCCTTTACCAAAGCACAAAATGATTTATTCACTAATGAGCGTAGTACACGTGTTGCTCAAGGTAAATTGGCTGAAGCAATTGCCAAAAATGACACGCCGAATATTACCAAATATCAAACAGAGTTAAATGGTTTGACTGCGGCGGTATCCAGCCTTGAGCAGGCATTTGCTACTGCCAAAACCAAGCTTGATACTGCAAAAGCAGACACTATCGCCATTGGTACAAGCACCAAAGCGTTGGGCACTGAATCTATCGCCATCGGTAAAAGCTCAAATGTCACTGGCAATCAGTCTATCGCAGTCGGTGTTGGCCACACCGTCGAAGCTGACAACGCTGGTGCGTTCGGTGATCCATCACATCTAACCGCAGAAGCGATTGGCTCTTATGCTGTCGGTAATAACAATACCATTACATCGGCTAATACCTTTGTACTAGGTAGCGGTATCGGACGTAGCTCGACCGATTTGGCGGTTGATTCTGCCGAAGGCACGGTAGCTAACTCTGTCTATTTGGGTAATGAATCAGAGGTGACCAAGGGGGTGGGTCTTGTTGGTACTGATGGCGTTGGTACGCTTAAGACGTGGGATAAAGACCAGCAAAGTGGCGCCACAGCGACAACAGCAGGTGCTGGTGGCACAGTCTCGACAGCCAAAGTTGGCGGTATAACCTATGGTACGGCATCAATCGGTGGTCAAGCCTTTGCAGGTGCGACATCAGATGGTGCAGTCTCTGTCGGCTCATCAGGTGCAGAACGTCGTATCCAAAACGTCGCCGCTGGTGAAATCTCAAAAACATCAACAGACGCCATCAACGGCTCGCAGCTCTATGCTGTCGCCCATCAAGCCTCTAAGCCAATCACCTTTAAGGCCAATAGCAACAAAGATACTCTAAATGCCACTATGAACTTTGCTAGTGAGAATGGCTTAGAGCGTGTCTTGGGTGATGAGATTGTTATCAAGGGTGCGAATGGAAACATACCAAACTTGTCTCGCAATAGCGATGCAGCAACCGCTGGTACCTACAGTGCGCGTAACGTCCAAACGGTAGTCGATGATCAAGGCGTACAAATCCAAATCGCCACTAATCCAATCTTTGACAGCGTACAGTTTGGTAGTAATAGCGGTCCAAAAATCACCAATGAGGGCACTGGTAGCATCAAGGTTGGCTCGTCATCAGGCTCACCTGTCAAAATCACCAACGTCGCCGCAGGTAGTCAACCAAATGATGCAGTGAACCTATCACAGCTAAATGCAACGAGTGCATCTGTCGAAGCTGGGGATAATACCCATGTTAAAGTAACAGATTCGGCAATTGGCGGCAAAATCTATACTGTCCATGCGGATAAAGCAGTAGTACAAGGTGGTAATGGTGTTGATGTAGCAGCAAATACCGTAACCAATCAGGCAAATGGTACCAAAACCACTACTTATACTGTGACAGCCAAAGTGGATGACACAACCATCGGTGTCACATCAGACGGCAAACTGTATTCAAAAGTCGTTGATACCGATACCAACACCGATACTTCTGCACACGTCAAAGCGGCAGATGGTAGTCTAGTGACTGTTACTAAAGCGGATGCTACTCGTGCTGATGGTATTACACAGATTACTGATTATACCGTTGACATCACCAAAGGTGCATTCAATGGCGTAACAACAGCAGGTAAGCTAAATGCTGACGGTACGACAGCAGGCGTAGCAACTGTAGCTGACGTGATTACCGCCGTGAATTCAGGCTTCTGGACAGCGAATGTTGATGGCAACACTAAGGTGGCTGATGTGAAATTCGGTGACAGCGTTAACTTTGCTGATGGCAACGTGACTGATGCGAAATTAGCGGCTGATGGTAAATCTGTCACCTTTGATGTGAAAACTGATGGTACGACAATCAAAACTGAAGGTGGCCAACTTTCTGTTAATGTTGACAACTTACCGAAAGCAGTTGTGGCTGAAGGCAGTAATGTGAAAGTCAAGGCAGATACACAAGGCACAACCACAACTTATACTGTACACGCAGATAAATCTGTCGTTGCTCCAGCCGCAGGTACAACAAGTGTGACTGTGACACCATCAGAACAGGTAGATCAAACAACTGGCTCTAAGACGACAACTTATAACGTTGATTTAAGTGCAGAAACCAAAGCACAAATTGCCAAAGTTGAAACCGTTGTTGCAGGTGATTCAGGTCTTGTGACTGTTGATGATAGTGCAGTTAACACTTCAACTGGTAAAGAATTTAAAGTTGATATTGCCAAAGGCACCTTCAACAACCCAAGTACAACAGGTGAATTGGCAGCAGGTAACACTGGTGTAGCAACTGTAGCGGATGTCGTTGATGCAGTGAATAAAGGCTTCTTAACCACAAAAGTTGCTGGCAACCAAGTTGAGCAAGTAGGCTTTGGCGATGACATCAACTTCGTGAACGGTGCAGGTACAACTGCAAGAATCGTTGACGGTGTCAATGGTGATAAAGGCATCACATTTGATGCAAACCTTGTATCAAGCGATAGCTCTATAACCATCGCAGATAAAGATGGTGCGAAGAACCTAACTGTTAATACAGGTGTTTCAAGAGTTGAAGACGGTGGTAAAGCAGTCACAACTGACGGCGACCAAGTAGCTAATCTTGGTGATGTTGTTGAAACCATCAACAAAACCTCTTGGAAAGTGAACTCTACTGCACAAACAGGCGGTGAAGGCACCTATACAGCAAATGAAGAATCTAAGATCAATGCTGGTGATACACTCAACATCGATGCAGGTAAAAACATCAAGATCTCTGGTGCAGGCAATACATTGCTTGTAGAAACCAAAGACGATGTGACCTTTGATGAAGTCACAACCCGTAACCTCACTGCAACTGGCGATACAGTAGTTAAGAACTTTACAGTTCAACCACAATCAACTATTAATATGGGTAACAACCAGATTAAAGGTGTTGCTGAAGGTACTGAAGGTACTGATGCAGTGAATGTGGATCAGCTAAAACGTGAAGTAGCGACAGCTAAAGCCGTTGAAAAAGTAACAGCGGACACTTCAGCAGATAACATCGCAACGGTAACACAAAAATCTGGTAAACCAGCGGGTGAAGCAAACGAAGAATACGTGGTTAGCGTATCTAAAGCTGCAGTGAAAACAGCGGCTCAAGAAGCCATTGAAGTTGTTGGTGATGCAAAAGCAATCACTGTTGATAAGACAGATGTTGGTGGCGTAGAAACCTTCAAAGTAAACTACAATGGTGCAGAAGCAGCAAAAACCACACCATTAACTTACAAAGCCAATGGAGAAAACCGACAAACCGTTAACCTAAGCGAAGGTCTAAACTTCACCAACGGTGACAAAACAGTTGCTACTGTCGGTGCAGATGGCAAAGTCAGCTTTGATCTAAGCAATGAAGCAAAAACTCAGCTTGCTAAAGTTGAAACCGTTGTTGCAGGTGATTCAGGTCTAGTGACTGTGAATGACACAGCAGTAAACACCTCAGGCGGTAAAGAGTTTAAGGTTGATATTGCTAAAGGCACATTCAATGCACAAACTGCTAACGGTGCACTGGGTGATGTAACCAACACTAATGGTGTCGCAACCGTTGCTGATGTTGTCTCTGCAGTGAATTCAGGCTACTGGACAGCTAAAGTAGATGGTGCAGAATACAGCAAAGTGAAATTCGGTGACAGCGTTAACTTTATTGACGGTGCAGCAACAAATGCCAAAGTGGGTACTGATGGCATCACCTTTGATGTGAAAACTGATGGCACAACCATCAAAGTGGACAATCAAGGCAACTTGGCTGTGAACACCGATGGTCTTGCAAGCACTGAAGTTGTATCAGGTAAAAATACCACAGTAACCCCAACTGTGACTGGTAATAAGACAACTTATAAAGTGGATGCAACCAAAACTACAGTGACCGCAGCAACTGATGGTAAAGTAGAAATCACTGGTGGTACTGAAGATCCAAATGGTGTCATCAACTACACAGTTGGCTTGGATGCAGCAACGAAGAACATCATTAACAATGCAGTGGTGGATGTAGTTGATACTGATACGGTTGATTTAACCAAAACAGCGGACAACAAAATCCAAGCAGATGTGAAAACAACAACCTTGACAGCTGTTGCAGCAGGTGCGGATAAAGCAGGTCAAGTGAATGCACCAGTCGCAGATGATGCGAAAAAACTGGTGAATGCACAAGACTTGGCAACAGTCATCAATAACTCAGGCTGGAATGTCAAAGGTGATGTTGTTGATGGTGGTATGAAGAAAGGTACACACGCAACGACCTTAATCAACCCAGGTGAAACAGTCACCTTGCGTGCAGGTAAAAACTTGGCATTAGACCAAGCGACAGATGTATTTACATATTCATTGCAAGATGATATTTCACTCAACAGTGTAACTACCGTTGACTTGACTGCAACGGGCACAACAACAGTCAATGACTTTACTGTGAAGCCAAATTCAGCAGTCGATATGGGTGGTAACACCTTAACAAATGTTGGCACAGGTGGTGATACAGACACCAACGGTGCAAACATTGGTGATATCAAACGTATTGCAGCTAAGTCTGTTGAAAAAGTCGTCCTAGATAACACAGTGGCTGACAACATTGCAACGGTGAACACCGAATCAGGTGATGCTGCAGGTAATGCAGGTGAAACCTATAAAGTGGGTGTATCTAAACAAGCAGTGAAAACAGCTGCCAAAGAAGCCATCAATGTCACAGGTACAGCACCAATCTCTGTAGCTAAGACAGATGAGGGCGGTGTCGATACTTATACAGTCAAATTTGATGGCACAAAAGCGGCTGAATCTATCCCATTGACCTATAAAGCCAATGGTGTAGATAAGCAAACCGTGAGCCTAAAAGATGGTCTAAACTTCACCGACGGTGACAAAACTGTTGCAACTGTGGGTGTAGATGGCAAAGTCAGCTTTGATCTAAGCGATGAAGCCAAAGAACAACTTGCTAAAGAAGAGTCTGTATCTACAGGCACTCCAGACTTGCTAACGGTCACTAAAGATAAGTTGAATGACACCAAAGGTCAAAACTACAAAGTTGATGTTGTTAAAGGTGTGTTTAACACAGTGACTAACCCAACAGGTTCAATCGCTGCGCCGACCAAAGATGGTGTGGCGACAACCAATGATGTAGTGAATGCAATCAACCAAGGCTACTGGACAGCGCAAGTGGGCGGTACAACGCTTAAGCCTGTACACTTCGGTGATACGCTCAACTTCGTCAATGGCAACGGCACTAAAGCTGTCGCTAAAGAAGGTGCGGTATCTTATGATGTGAACCTAGTTTCTACAGACAGTACGGTGACGTTCGCTCCAGGTGCTGATGGTGCTGTTGACATCAAGGTCAATACAGCCAACCTACCAAAAACTGTCGTGAAGGCAGGTTCTGGCCCAGTGAAAGTCGATGCCGAAGGTAATAATTACACTGTTTCTGTCAATACAACGACAATTACACCTTCTGCAGACCAGAATACCAATGGCTCTGTAGGTGGTGCAACCGATCCATCTGCAGTGATGACTGCTGGTGATGTGATTACCACCATCAAAAATGCAGGCTTCAAGCTAACTGCATCGGCTAATGGTGGTGCAGAAACTGGCTCAACTGTCGATAGCGAAGTCATCAATCCAGGTGATACTGTCGATATGGCAGCGGGCAAAAACTTGGTTGTGAAGCAAGAAGCGAACGGCAAGATTACCTATGCAACTGCCGACGTGGTTAGCTTTACAGATGTGAACACCAATAACCTAACCGCAACAGGCAATACCAAGGTGAATAACTTCGCTGTGGGTGCAGGCTCAACGGTTGATATGGGTGGTAACCAAATCAACAATGTTGGTGCAGGTGTTGAAGATGGCGATGCAGTGACGATTGCACAGCTGAAAGCCAACACAACCAAAGTTGTGGCAGGTGACAACATTGCAGGCGTAGAAACATCAAAAGATGCAAATGGTGTGACTTATACCATTAACGCCAAGGGTGCAGAAGTTGCACAAGGCGATGGCATCACAGTAACTGCGACACCTAATGCAGATACTAATGTAACCACTTACACAGTCGCTCTAGACCAAGCAACCAAAGATAAGCTTGCTGAAGAAACTGTGGTGGATGCAACTGGTCTTGCAACAGTGAAAGCAAGCAAAACTGGTGCGACCACGACTTATACAGTCAATGTGGAGCAAGGTGAATTTGGCTCAGTAACTACTGACGGTGAGCTTGTAGCAGATAAAGATGGTGTAGCAACTGTAAATGATGTTGTTAAAGCAGTGAATGAAGGCTACTGGACTGCCAAAGTAGATGGTACAGAGCACAGCAAAGTGAAATTCGGTGATGCGATTAACTTTGCAAATGGTAAAGGTACTGATGCGAATGTAACCGCTGAAGGTTCGATTACCTTCGACGTCAAAACCGACGGCACAACCATCAAGCTTGATAAAGATGGCAACCTAACTGTAAACACTGACAATCTACCAAAAACCAAACTGGTTAATGGTAAAAACACCACTGTTGAAGGCACAGGTACTGATGCTGACCCATACAAAGTCAACGTCCAAGGCAACCTGGCTGACATCACCTCAATCAGCAATGGTGACACCACCATCAAGCTTGGTGATGCGACTGTGAATGTGGGTGGTGCAACGATTACCAATGTCGCCAATGGTACCAAACCGGGCGATGCGGTGAACTATGAACAGCTACAAGCATCGCAAGAAGAAGTAGTCTCTACTGACAAATCAGTGACAATCACTGAGGGTAAAACGGCTAACGGTGCGAAGAAATTCGACCTATCTGTGACCACCGATGGCACAACCATCATCAAAGGTACAAATGGCGAGTTAAAAGTTAGCACCACAGATTTGACCAACACACCAGAAGGTAAGGTAAATGTACCAACGGGTGCAGAGGCAAATAAACTTGCAACTGCAAGCGATATCGCAACTGCAATCAACGATTCTGGCTTTACGGTCAAAGCCAATGGTGATGCAGGTGAGCTTGTAAATCCAGGCGATGTGGTTGAGTTTAAAAATGGTAAAAACATCAACATCACCCGTGATGGTTCTGTATTCACTGTGAAGACGGTAGATACGCCAGTATTTAGTTCAGTGCAGTTCAATGCAAACGGCCCAATCATCAAAGCTGATGCAAGCAACAACATCAATATTGGTAAAGCTGATGGTTCAGCAACCAAGATTACCAATGTTGCAGAAGGTACAGCGGACAACGATGCTGTTAATGTGAAGCAGTTGAAAGATGCTGTTGCTGCCAATAAGACTGAAATCAAAGCGGGCGATAATGTCAATATCACTGGCGATGGTAGTAAGGATAAACCTTATGTCATCAACGCCAAAGATACCACCGCTACAGCCTCTGTCAAAGCTGGTTCAAGCGAGTTCTTGACTGTGACCGCAAATGGTGCAGTGACAGCAAATGGCACTACCACCATTGATTATGCGGTTGGCTTGACTGACAAAGCTAAAGCAGTGCTTAACAACGCAGCTACTAAGGTTGAAGATACTCACACTGTGAACTTAACCAAAACTGGTGACACTATCAAAGCGGATGTTATTGCTACTGACGGTAAGGGCACCACAGCGAATGTGACAAGTAAAGGTCTAACCTTCGATGTTAAAATAGACGGTGATACTATTACCTTTGACAATAATGGTAACCTGACTGTCAATACTGCTAACCTAGCAACAACAAAACTTGCAGATGGTAAAAACACCAAAGTCACAGGAAAAGGCTCTGAGTCTGACCCATACAAAGTCAATGTTGAAGGCGATCTAAAAGATATTAGTTCTATCAGCAATGGTGATACGAGTATCAAATTAGGCGATGCAACAGTGAATGTGGGTGGTGCAACGATCAGTAATGTAAAAGCTGGTGAGAAAGACGGTGATGCTGTTAATGTTTCACAGTTAAATGAAACTAACCAAGGTTGGACAATTACTACATCAGGTAATACCGATTCCAAAGGTGTTTCAAGCCAAGTTAAGTTAGGTAAATCAGCGAAACCTGCTGAAAAAACTGTGACGATCAGTGGTGGTAAAAACATCAAGGTGAAACAAGAAGGTAATACAGTTTCTGTTGCAACTAGCGATACGCCAACATTTGAAAGTGTGACAGTTGGTGGGGATAAAGGCGTTACAGTCACTTCTACAACATCGAAACTTGATGGCAAGAAAGAGTTAAGTGTAGGCACGGCTGATGCTCCTACGCGTATCACGAATGTTGCTCCAGGTGTGAAAGATACGGATGCAGTGAATGTTAGCCAATTAAAACAGGTACAGGGTAATGTCAATGCGGTCAACAGAAAAGTTGATAAGTTAGATAAACGTGTACGTGGTATTGGTGCAAGCTCTGCGGCAGCATCTTCACTTCCACAAGTGTATATCCCGGGTAAATCAATGGTTGCAGCCGCAGCTGGTGGTTACGATGGCGCTTCAGCCGTTGCAGTGGGTTACTCAAGAGCAAGTGACAATGGTAAACTTATCTTGAAACTTCAAGGTACTGCAAATAGCCAAGGCCATGTATCTGGCGGTGTAGGTGTAGGTTACCAATGGTAA